The Desulfosporosinus acidiphilus SJ4 genome has a window encoding:
- a CDS encoding bifunctional glycogen debranching protein GlgX/4-alpha-glucanotransferase, whose product MIMFNAFHDSHDLLYREPFGAVVCGQRITFRLRTFSDVSVDHCVLRLWEMDRERTIDMSPNTKGRQCQSADCGTASANEEVADTGIFEVEYEVPDDPGLVWYYFVIQVGTQVHYYGNNQKGLGGEGALWEREPKSYQITVYKQMTVPDWYKRGIMYQVFVDRFFNNDPNMFVRYPRKNALLHARWSDQPVYIKDQLGKVTDWDFFGGTLQGVIEKLPYFKELGVSILYFNPIFDAPSNHKYDTANYHRIDPMYGDEAVFQALIETARQLGISIILDGVFSHTGSDSIYFNKYGNYPGVGAYQSSDSPYYNWYKFNKDNHDYKAWWGVDSLPEVNEMDHTYRRFIYGSEDSVIKKWLTLGVAGWRLDVADELPDEFIQELRQAVKTVSPHAVLIGEVWEDASNKVSYSQQRKYFLGNELDATMNYPFRASFLRFILGTGDSDSLDQEVMSLYENYPRENFYAAMNLIGSHDTIRVLTLLGDAPPQQSLTDTEQRTFRLSPLAKQLAVQRLKLLSLVQMTFPGVPCIYYGDEAGMEGYADPYNRGTYPWGQEDYRIMEWYRRILRWRQEYETLMMGDFRSFYFAPDIFGFTRSVDEEEIIILINRHALESKIVNLYTKLEPSPFIIDLINGETLAVEALSALPINALSGRCLLRKKSRPRNLQLDRSCGVLLHISSLPSVWGLGDLGEEAYEFIDFLADCGQSLWQVLPLNPAGEGDCPYQSDSALAGNPLFISIDHLIREGLLNFEETKEKYDKIRSLDPRDSFLSLAFKELKQELLREAYRQFMNLVDAVKSSYLSQESFLEFQTRNKDWLEDYSLFKALKAYFRDVPWYDWESEIAWRDPSKLADYARLLQDDINYIKFLQYTFSYEWGKLKAYSKEKGVRIIGDLPHFVAADSCDVWVNRGLFVLDEHGRPLKTAGVPPDYFSKTGQLWGNPVYAWDVHAVTRYGWWKRRIQLGLEMFDYLRFDHFRGFEAYWEVDAGEKTAETGRWIKGPGKRFLESMLEEFGRCPFIVEDLGVLTPEVNILKQIFGFPGIKVLQFTSLQEILGNSETNFVYYTGTHDNNTLLGWYELNNLVEEENQLSSGVDQKTSNKQSCRKLMEEVYSSQAAWVILPMQDILGLGEEARMNVPGTIYGNWQWKMDKNLVTDEIKTWLRTQTEKTNR is encoded by the coding sequence ATGATAATGTTTAACGCGTTTCATGATTCACATGATTTGCTTTATCGGGAACCTTTTGGAGCGGTGGTATGCGGTCAAAGGATAACATTCCGTTTGAGAACGTTTTCAGATGTTTCTGTTGACCATTGCGTTCTTCGTCTTTGGGAAATGGATAGAGAAAGAACTATTGATATGTCCCCAAATACCAAGGGCCGCCAATGTCAATCAGCGGATTGCGGGACAGCTTCTGCGAATGAGGAAGTTGCAGATACCGGTATCTTTGAGGTGGAATACGAAGTGCCCGATGATCCTGGGCTTGTCTGGTACTATTTTGTGATTCAGGTTGGAACCCAAGTTCATTACTATGGTAATAATCAAAAAGGTCTTGGGGGAGAGGGAGCACTCTGGGAGCGAGAGCCCAAGTCCTATCAAATCACTGTTTATAAGCAGATGACAGTACCTGACTGGTATAAACGAGGGATTATGTATCAAGTTTTTGTCGATCGTTTTTTTAACAATGACCCTAACATGTTCGTTAGATATCCGCGCAAAAATGCTTTGCTGCATGCCCGATGGTCTGATCAGCCGGTTTATATTAAAGACCAGCTCGGTAAAGTTACAGACTGGGACTTTTTTGGCGGAACATTGCAAGGGGTCATCGAAAAATTACCCTACTTTAAAGAATTGGGAGTAAGCATTCTTTATTTTAACCCTATTTTTGACGCTCCAAGTAATCATAAATATGATACGGCGAACTATCATCGGATTGATCCAATGTATGGAGATGAGGCGGTATTTCAAGCCTTAATTGAGACTGCCCGGCAATTAGGAATCTCTATAATCCTGGATGGCGTCTTCAGTCATACAGGAAGTGATAGTATCTATTTTAACAAATATGGCAATTACCCGGGGGTGGGTGCCTACCAATCCTCTGACTCACCTTATTACAACTGGTATAAATTTAATAAAGACAACCATGATTATAAAGCCTGGTGGGGCGTTGATTCCCTGCCTGAAGTCAACGAAATGGACCATACCTACAGAAGGTTTATCTATGGTTCGGAAGATAGTGTCATTAAGAAGTGGTTAACTTTAGGGGTTGCCGGATGGCGGTTGGATGTTGCCGATGAACTACCTGATGAGTTCATTCAGGAGCTCCGCCAGGCGGTGAAGACTGTTAGCCCCCACGCTGTTCTGATCGGCGAAGTGTGGGAAGACGCTTCCAATAAAGTAAGCTATAGTCAACAACGCAAATATTTCTTGGGAAATGAACTGGATGCGACGATGAACTATCCTTTTCGGGCTAGTTTTCTCCGTTTTATTCTCGGAACAGGTGATTCGGATTCCCTTGATCAAGAAGTTATGAGTTTATATGAAAATTATCCTCGAGAAAATTTTTATGCTGCTATGAACCTGATCGGGAGTCATGATACTATTCGAGTTTTGACCCTTTTGGGAGATGCTCCCCCGCAACAGAGTTTAACGGATACCGAACAGAGGACCTTTCGGCTTTCTCCTCTTGCCAAGCAATTAGCTGTACAAAGACTAAAATTATTAAGTTTAGTGCAAATGACCTTTCCGGGAGTTCCTTGTATTTACTATGGAGATGAAGCAGGTATGGAGGGGTATGCCGACCCTTATAACCGGGGGACATATCCGTGGGGCCAGGAAGACTACCGGATCATGGAGTGGTATCGACGCATCCTGCGCTGGCGTCAAGAATACGAGACGCTGATGATGGGTGATTTCCGATCGTTCTATTTCGCTCCGGATATTTTTGGTTTTACACGTTCCGTGGATGAAGAAGAAATCATCATCCTTATCAATCGTCATGCTTTGGAGTCTAAAATCGTAAATCTCTATACAAAGCTAGAGCCTAGCCCATTTATAATTGATCTTATAAATGGGGAAACACTGGCGGTGGAAGCGCTAAGTGCCTTGCCCATAAATGCTTTGAGCGGAAGGTGTTTGTTGAGAAAGAAAAGCCGGCCTCGTAATTTGCAGCTTGACCGTTCATGCGGTGTATTATTGCATATCAGTTCATTGCCTTCCGTTTGGGGACTGGGAGATTTAGGGGAAGAGGCTTATGAATTTATAGATTTCTTGGCTGACTGCGGTCAATCTTTGTGGCAGGTCTTACCCTTGAATCCTGCCGGAGAAGGGGATTGCCCTTATCAAAGTGATTCAGCGCTTGCCGGAAATCCGCTATTTATCAGTATTGATCATTTAATCAGGGAAGGATTATTAAATTTTGAGGAAACTAAAGAAAAATACGATAAGATTCGGAGCCTTGACCCGAGAGACAGCTTCTTATCTCTTGCTTTTAAAGAATTAAAACAGGAATTGCTTCGTGAAGCCTACCGGCAATTTATGAATCTTGTTGATGCTGTAAAATCATCGTATCTATCACAGGAAAGCTTTTTGGAATTTCAAACCAGAAACAAAGATTGGCTGGAAGATTATTCACTCTTCAAGGCCTTAAAGGCATATTTTAGGGATGTTCCCTGGTATGATTGGGAATCCGAAATTGCTTGGCGTGATCCAAGTAAGTTAGCCGATTATGCTCGGCTTTTGCAAGATGATATTAATTATATAAAGTTCTTACAATATACTTTTTCCTACGAATGGGGTAAACTCAAGGCCTATTCCAAGGAAAAAGGAGTTCGAATCATTGGGGATTTACCCCATTTTGTTGCCGCCGACAGCTGTGACGTCTGGGTAAATCGCGGTTTGTTTGTTCTGGATGAGCATGGCCGACCTCTTAAAACTGCAGGGGTACCCCCTGATTATTTCAGCAAGACAGGTCAGTTATGGGGAAACCCTGTTTATGCTTGGGACGTTCATGCTGTTACTCGCTATGGTTGGTGGAAAAGACGGATTCAGCTCGGCTTGGAAATGTTTGATTACCTGCGATTTGACCATTTCCGGGGTTTTGAAGCCTACTGGGAAGTTGATGCTGGAGAAAAGACGGCTGAAACGGGTCGCTGGATTAAAGGACCTGGGAAAAGGTTCTTAGAAAGTATGTTAGAAGAGTTTGGACGATGCCCTTTTATTGTTGAGGACTTGGGGGTTTTAACTCCGGAAGTTAACATCTTAAAACAAATTTTCGGTTTTCCGGGTATAAAGGTCCTGCAATTTACTTCACTACAAGAGATATTAGGGAATTCTGAGACCAATTTTGTCTATTATACAGGAACCCATGATAACAACACTTTATTAGGTTGGTATGAATTAAATAATTTGGTGGAAGAGGAAAATCAGCTCAGCAGTGGTGTTGACCAAAAAACATCGAATAAACAATCATGCCGTAAATTGATGGAAGAAGTGTATTCCAGTCAAGCGGCGTGGGTAATCCTACCGATGCAAGATATTTTAGGTTTAGGCGAGGAAGCAAGAATGAATGTACCTGGGACTATTTATGGGAATTGGCAGTGGAAGATGGATAAAAATTTAGTTACGGATGAAATAAAAACTTGGCTGCGAACCCAAACCGAGAAAACAAATAGGTGA
- a CDS encoding redoxin domain-containing protein: MENPIMIGATAPDFKLQDNRGNMLSLSDYTGKKVLLSWHPLAWTRVCAEQMKSLETNYARFAELGTIPLGLSVDPVPSKNAWAKELKIANLKLPSDFWPHGAVAKAYGLFRELEGFSERANVIVDENGKISWVKIYDIPEIPDVEEVIQQLK, from the coding sequence ATGGAAAATCCAATAATGATTGGAGCAACTGCTCCGGATTTTAAGTTGCAGGATAATCGTGGTAATATGCTTAGCTTAAGTGATTATACCGGCAAAAAGGTATTGCTTTCCTGGCATCCTTTAGCCTGGACTCGTGTATGTGCCGAACAGATGAAATCATTAGAAACGAATTATGCGCGATTTGCAGAACTCGGTACGATTCCCTTGGGGTTAAGTGTTGATCCGGTTCCTTCTAAAAATGCCTGGGCCAAGGAACTTAAAATTGCCAATCTCAAATTGCCCTCGGATTTTTGGCCTCATGGAGCCGTTGCCAAAGCCTACGGCTTGTTTCGTGAACTGGAAGGGTTTTCTGAAAGGGCCAATGTGATTGTTGATGAAAACGGTAAAATCAGTTGGGTTAAAATTTACGATATTCCTGAGATCCCAGATGTTGAGGAGGTTATTCAGCAATTAAAATAA
- a CDS encoding ferritin family protein, whose amino-acid sequence MPDFGNPFSGLANNHKLTDEELIRAIRFMVSAEYEAIQLYMQLAESTDNKLAIEVLKDIADEERVHAGEFLRLLMALAPDEENFYAKGAEEVEEEIEKLTN is encoded by the coding sequence ATGCCAGACTTTGGAAACCCTTTTTCAGGATTAGCAAACAATCACAAGTTAACCGATGAGGAACTTATAAGAGCAATCCGGTTCATGGTTTCGGCTGAATATGAAGCCATTCAGCTCTACATGCAGCTTGCAGAATCAACTGACAACAAGCTAGCGATTGAAGTTCTGAAAGATATTGCCGATGAAGAACGTGTACATGCAGGAGAGTTTTTAAGGTTACTAATGGCACTCGCACCTGATGAAGAAAATTTCTATGCGAAAGGCGCAGAGGAAGTCGAAGAAGAAATTGAGAAATTGACAAATTAA
- a CDS encoding response regulator, producing MLTEANNLDSKYNSNIISSDSKVTYIGNGFLELTGYLKNELENKDISEVFTKLLRLSQKKFEQIDSKNDLECYIFTKSLEVREVIISVQDQDSKSLIYTVVEKQNSRLDDKLIFEEQLFKDNIVGCSIYSAPDLILLKANHKYLDFMDQSYSTMEKCIGLSLWESIPGFEGSNSEELFLSILKTGMPRYYNEFKYDHYERGITYWDGSVVPIFQGKKLKYIFQTCTEVTERVLKKTLIEEQIEINEFQNKRINEVLSSIRDDVYVLDYNWNFVFANQQFTSRIGKESKDIIGNNIWDVLPKYKGTLFEKNFRAAMSTRAITRFEVSGIYSEAHYRMAAFPSVEGITVLGTDIIEHKKAEEALRKSEAEKQQQKERLEAIIKSMSDGLEIVDNELKISFLNQSAKDFFYCPESKLNAGDSLKNNKYYYGIDGEEIPKTDLPAFRIINKGSFDNYILTIVRPDKKIYTSINGSPIIGNDGLVKEAILCIRDITEKVKQERESQAKLESALASMTDAVFISNAEGNFINFNDAFATFHKFRDKDECLKTLSEYPDILDVFTADGKLAPLEGWAVSRALRGESISNAEYTLRRKDTGETWIGSYSFGPIRDENGVIIGSVVTARDITHQKHAEDDIKKLNKQLLETNMLLEETNASLEEEIHEHRETTSELQETLHELLETKIYLNNILESSTRYSIIGKDLNGRILSWNEGAVRNYGYRADEIIGQDSSILHTPEDLQSGEVAKMLKLAYEQGIAEGEFQRVRKDNSRFIASVVVTRRDDAAGNPIGYLLISNDISEKKKADEAIKRMNYELEEMNAELEEMNAELEETNATLEEEISDHQRTALELQASKRAAEAANQAKSQFLANMSHEIRTPMNGIFGFLELLNHSQLSQVQREYIREVKSSSETLLHLINDILDLSKIESGKLTLENLNFNLRTTIEDAMSLFVPTAYEKHLELYTQIKANVPDEVSGDPSRLKQILSNLISNALKFTENGEVSIVVETVEEKNGFATIRFEVRDTGIGIPKEDTKRIFRPFDQADASTTRKYGGTGLGLAITKELVTIMKGTIGVDSVPGQGSTFYFTAKFKILNKKAVCDKYVSLNNVNVFIVDDNDNNRRIVRSYLEDAGCKVMEAKSSDKALSTILNNAYSENNKIQLVLVDYHMPGINGFDLATALNMIPATKDLRLILLTSSAQMGDAGRARELGFSGYLTKPVRRDELLNCMSIVLGLERDPENSREIVTKYTHNENQSVLKPKLLLVEDNEVNRKVVLATLKSRGMTCDVAMDGQEAYEVMLKKDYDLVFMDCQMPVMDGYEATKKIREAEGSKHTKIIAMTANAMMGDKEKCLEAGMDDYISKPIDFEEMFKIIDEL from the coding sequence TTGTTAACGGAAGCAAATAACCTTGATTCTAAATATAATTCGAACATAATATCCTCGGACTCCAAGGTGACTTACATAGGTAATGGTTTTCTTGAGTTAACGGGATATTTAAAAAATGAACTTGAAAATAAAGATATTTCTGAAGTGTTCACCAAACTCTTAAGATTATCACAAAAGAAGTTTGAACAAATTGACTCGAAGAATGATTTGGAGTGTTACATATTCACAAAGTCTTTAGAAGTAAGAGAAGTCATAATATCTGTTCAGGATCAAGATTCGAAAAGTCTCATTTATACTGTTGTCGAAAAGCAAAATTCCAGGCTAGACGATAAACTTATTTTTGAAGAGCAATTATTTAAAGATAATATTGTAGGTTGTTCTATTTACAGTGCACCGGATTTAATTTTGTTAAAAGCAAATCACAAATATCTTGATTTCATGGATCAATCCTACAGTACAATGGAAAAATGCATAGGTTTATCGTTGTGGGAAAGTATACCCGGATTTGAAGGCAGTAATTCTGAAGAGTTATTTTTATCTATCCTGAAAACCGGTATGCCTAGATATTATAACGAATTTAAATATGACCACTATGAAAGAGGAATTACCTATTGGGATGGTTCGGTAGTTCCAATATTTCAAGGCAAAAAGCTCAAATATATCTTTCAAACATGCACGGAAGTAACAGAAAGAGTACTAAAAAAGACTCTAATTGAAGAGCAGATTGAAATTAATGAATTTCAAAATAAGAGGATTAATGAGGTTTTGAGCAGTATACGAGATGATGTTTATGTTCTTGACTATAATTGGAATTTCGTTTTTGCCAACCAACAATTTACCTCTAGAATCGGTAAGGAATCTAAAGATATAATCGGGAATAATATTTGGGATGTTTTACCGAAATATAAGGGAACACTATTTGAAAAGAACTTTCGGGCAGCAATGAGCACAAGGGCGATAACACGCTTCGAAGTGAGCGGTATTTATTCTGAAGCCCATTATAGAATGGCTGCATTTCCTTCGGTGGAAGGAATTACCGTTCTGGGAACTGATATTATTGAACATAAAAAAGCCGAAGAAGCGCTTAGGAAAAGTGAGGCAGAAAAACAACAGCAAAAAGAACGGTTAGAAGCAATTATTAAAAGTATGTCTGATGGTCTGGAAATTGTTGATAATGAATTAAAAATATCCTTCTTGAACCAGTCTGCGAAAGATTTTTTTTATTGTCCCGAATCAAAATTAAATGCCGGGGATTCCTTAAAAAATAACAAGTACTATTATGGTATTGATGGTGAAGAGATCCCAAAGACTGATTTGCCGGCTTTTAGGATAATCAATAAAGGTAGTTTTGATAATTATATCTTAACAATTGTCCGGCCTGACAAAAAGATTTATACGAGCATCAATGGAAGCCCTATTATAGGAAATGATGGTTTGGTTAAAGAAGCTATTCTTTGCATTAGAGATATTACCGAAAAAGTTAAACAGGAGCGGGAAAGCCAAGCAAAACTGGAATCAGCTCTTGCAAGCATGACCGATGCCGTCTTCATATCTAATGCAGAGGGTAATTTCATCAATTTCAATGATGCCTTCGCGACCTTCCATAAGTTTAGGGACAAAGATGAATGCTTGAAGACTCTGAGCGAATACCCGGATATACTTGATGTTTTTACGGCAGACGGCAAGCTAGCGCCTTTAGAGGGGTGGGCTGTATCGAGAGCATTGAGGGGTGAATCAATCAGCAATGCTGAATATACACTGCGGAGGAAAGATACCGGGGAGACTTGGATCGGCAGCTATAGCTTTGGTCCTATAAGAGATGAGAATGGTGTCATCATTGGTTCAGTAGTAACAGCGCGTGATATCACTCATCAAAAGCATGCCGAGGATGACATTAAAAAGCTGAATAAACAGCTATTAGAAACAAACATGCTTCTGGAAGAGACAAATGCTTCTCTGGAAGAAGAAATTCATGAGCATCGAGAAACAACATCAGAATTACAAGAAACCTTGCATGAACTTTTGGAGACGAAGATATACCTTAATAATATTTTAGAAAGTTCAACGAGGTATTCTATCATCGGTAAAGATTTAAATGGCCGGATACTCTCCTGGAACGAGGGAGCGGTGCGAAATTACGGCTATAGAGCGGACGAGATTATCGGCCAGGACTCAAGCATCCTACATACACCCGAAGACCTCCAATCGGGTGAGGTGGCTAAGATGTTGAAGTTGGCTTATGAGCAGGGTATTGCCGAAGGTGAGTTTCAGCGCGTTCGGAAAGATAACTCGCGTTTTATTGCAAGTGTTGTTGTCACACGCCGAGATGACGCTGCAGGGAATCCCATTGGTTATCTTCTTATAAGTAATGATATTTCGGAAAAGAAGAAAGCAGACGAAGCAATAAAGCGAATGAACTATGAATTGGAAGAAATGAATGCTGAATTAGAAGAAATGAATGCCGAATTAGAAGAAACCAATGCAACTCTTGAGGAGGAAATTTCAGACCATCAAAGAACAGCCTTAGAATTACAAGCGTCGAAAAGAGCTGCCGAAGCAGCAAACCAGGCCAAAAGTCAATTCCTTGCCAATATGAGCCATGAAATCAGAACACCGATGAACGGTATTTTTGGGTTTCTGGAATTATTAAATCATTCCCAGCTGTCACAGGTGCAACGGGAATATATTCGTGAGGTAAAATCCTCTTCCGAAACATTGCTGCACCTTATTAATGATATTTTGGATTTATCCAAAATAGAGTCTGGAAAACTCACGTTGGAAAACTTGAACTTTAATCTCAGAACTACTATAGAGGATGCAATGTCATTGTTTGTACCAACTGCTTATGAAAAACATCTTGAACTGTATACCCAAATAAAAGCAAACGTACCGGATGAAGTGAGCGGCGATCCTTCAAGACTTAAGCAAATATTAAGCAATCTTATCTCTAATGCTTTGAAGTTTACTGAAAATGGGGAAGTATCGATTGTCGTTGAAACAGTTGAAGAAAAAAATGGTTTTGCAACCATTAGATTTGAGGTTAGAGATACTGGGATTGGAATCCCTAAAGAGGATACCAAAAGGATTTTCCGGCCTTTCGACCAAGCTGATGCATCAACAACGAGGAAGTATGGAGGAACAGGACTGGGCCTTGCAATAACTAAAGAACTAGTAACGATCATGAAGGGAACCATCGGTGTGGATAGTGTGCCGGGCCAGGGCTCTACATTTTACTTTACGGCAAAATTTAAAATTCTTAATAAGAAAGCTGTTTGCGACAAGTATGTCAGCTTAAATAACGTCAATGTTTTTATTGTGGACGATAATGATAACAATCGCAGAATAGTTAGATCCTATCTTGAGGATGCAGGGTGCAAAGTTATGGAAGCCAAATCTAGTGATAAAGCACTATCTACTATCCTAAACAATGCTTATTCAGAAAACAACAAGATACAGCTTGTTCTGGTAGATTATCATATGCCCGGTATAAATGGTTTTGATTTGGCCACAGCTTTAAACATGATTCCCGCTACAAAGGATTTAAGATTAATATTATTAACCTCTTCTGCCCAAATGGGGGATGCTGGTAGGGCGAGAGAACTAGGTTTTTCAGGGTATCTTACGAAACCGGTTAGAAGAGATGAGTTACTTAATTGTATGTCAATCGTATTAGGTTTGGAACGAGATCCAGAGAATAGCCGGGAAATAGTTACAAAATATACTCACAATGAAAATCAAAGTGTACTCAAACCCAAACTATTACTTGTTGAAGACAACGAAGTGAATCGTAAAGTCGTTTTAGCAACACTTAAATCTCGCGGCATGACCTGTGATGTTGCCATGGATGGACAAGAAGCCTATGAAGTCATGCTAAAAAAAGATTACGATCTAGTGTTTATGGATTGTCAAATGCCTGTTATGGATGGGTATGAAGCCACAAAGAAGATCAGAGAAGCCGAAGGCAGCAAGCATACAAAAATTATTGCTATGACGGCAAATGCTATGATGGGTGACAAAGAAAAATGTCTTGAAGCGGGCATGGATGATTATATCAGCAAACCCATTGACTTTGAAGAAATGTTCAAAATCATTGATGAACTGTAG
- a CDS encoding Fe-Mn family superoxide dismutase gives MTSRLPEWLYPYNLSEYYYNKINIKPCQGLHSRKSKLNNIILQNLCPGGNGPVQGILAEQITNDFGSFDNFKKKFMDTSASVEEFSWTLLVWSPCFKELEIIQAEKNQDLTQWGVIPLLIFDAWNPVNDLNYQDKRASWIEAWWNFINWQDVLNLFEENIENYPDTDDGELLSS, from the coding sequence ATGACAAGTCGATTACCAGAATGGCTATATCCTTATAACTTATCAGAATACTATTACAACAAGATCAATATAAAACCTTGCCAAGGTTTACATAGCAGAAAATCCAAGTTAAACAACATTATTTTGCAGAATTTATGTCCTGGCGGCAATGGGCCGGTACAGGGAATATTAGCTGAGCAAATTACTAATGATTTTGGCTCTTTTGATAATTTTAAAAAGAAGTTTATGGATACTTCTGCATCAGTTGAGGAATTTAGCTGGACATTATTAGTTTGGAGTCCATGTTTTAAAGAATTGGAAATTATCCAAGCAGAGAAAAATCAGGATCTTACCCAGTGGGGAGTTATTCCACTTTTAATCTTTGATGCTTGGAATCCCGTAAATGATCTCAATTATCAAGACAAGAGAGCAAGTTGGATCGAAGCATGGTGGAATTTCATTAATTGGCAGGATGTTCTTAATCTTTTCGAAGAAAATATTGAAAATTACCCTGATACAGACGATGGAGAGTTATTAAGTTCTTAA
- a CDS encoding ATP-binding protein yields the protein MEEDISSHKLKSHLIDYKSHEIRTYMTRIIGMTDLTLMTELTEEQLDYLTVIKSSTKSLLKVLNDILDYSKILAGKANLEQVPFAIRETINEVIDIVTIAAKQKNIHLRLNSLDKSIPKKLIGDATRLKQVLSNLIDNSINFTDNGEVTIQVDIEDQDEISMQLKFIVTDTGTGVPEEKLVRLLESFGQDGSINRLESEGAGLAISQKLVELMKGKLYVESTEGIGSKFYFTAVFGIQGKGGC from the coding sequence ATGGAAGAAGATATAAGCAGCCATAAGTTAAAAAGCCATCTTATAGATTATAAGAGCCATGAAATTCGGACATATATGACTAGAATCATTGGAATGACAGATTTAACACTTATGACGGAGCTAACAGAAGAACAGTTGGATTATTTAACAGTCATCAAGTCATCAACAAAATCACTCTTGAAAGTGTTAAATGATATTCTGGATTATTCGAAAATCCTAGCGGGCAAAGCTAATCTAGAGCAAGTTCCATTTGCTATTCGTGAAACAATTAATGAAGTGATTGATATAGTTACGATTGCGGCAAAACAAAAGAATATTCATCTAAGGCTTAATAGTTTGGATAAAAGTATTCCGAAAAAGCTTATTGGCGATGCAACCAGACTAAAACAGGTACTTTCGAACTTAATTGATAATAGTATCAACTTCACTGACAACGGTGAAGTAACCATACAAGTTGATATTGAAGATCAAGATGAAATTAGTATGCAATTAAAATTCATTGTGACAGATACTGGTACAGGGGTACCTGAGGAAAAGCTTGTCCGACTGTTAGAGAGTTTCGGTCAGGATGGAAGTATCAATAGGTTGGAATCTGAAGGCGCAGGGCTGGCAATTTCCCAAAAACTCGTTGAATTAATGAAGGGTAAACTATATGTCGAAAGTACGGAGGGGATTGGGAGTAAGTTTTATTTTACTGCAGTTTTCGGTATCCAGGGAAAAGGAGGTTGTTGA
- a CDS encoding response regulator transcription factor: protein MLIIETIVVAEDDDSIRKFLSILLTREGFDVKVVERGTEVITECRISKPDLLLLDIMMPGMDGFEVCRNIRKESNLPIIILTARENNEDKISGLILGCDDYITKPFDSTELVLRIKAVLRRAKEHSKPENERNIVELPGMTINNTSRITEVKGKVVDLTPKEYALLWLLANRPEQVFTREQLLDQIWDVDYYGSTSVVTSLVKRLREKIEPDVSNQYYIKTIHGVGYKLGVKPL, encoded by the coding sequence TTGTTGATCATCGAAACAATAGTAGTCGCGGAAGATGATGATAGTATCAGAAAATTCCTAAGTATATTGCTGACTAGAGAGGGTTTTGATGTAAAAGTCGTTGAAAGAGGTACTGAGGTAATCACTGAGTGCCGTATTTCTAAGCCGGATCTACTATTGCTTGATATAATGATGCCTGGGATGGATGGTTTTGAAGTATGTCGCAACATACGGAAAGAAAGTAATCTGCCCATCATCATTTTAACTGCAAGGGAAAATAATGAGGATAAGATTTCAGGACTAATCTTGGGCTGTGATGACTACATAACAAAGCCGTTTGATAGCACAGAACTTGTGTTACGCATTAAAGCAGTATTGCGCAGAGCTAAAGAACACAGTAAGCCGGAAAACGAACGGAATATTGTTGAGCTTCCTGGCATGACAATTAATAATACCAGCAGAATTACCGAGGTTAAAGGGAAGGTTGTTGATCTAACCCCCAAAGAATATGCTCTGCTCTGGCTTCTGGCTAACCGCCCGGAACAGGTCTTCACAAGAGAACAGCTTCTTGATCAAATATGGGATGTAGACTATTACGGGAGCACTTCAGTTGTAACCTCACTGGTAAAACGTCTTCGAGAAAAGATTGAGCCCGATGTTTCTAATCAATATTATATTAAAACGATCCATGGGGTGGGATACAAACTGGGAGTGAAACCTCTTTAA
- a CDS encoding V4R domain-containing protein — MEQGRKYTFSWNHIGDIADGRPNLGNTASVEAYRLMQFSCRDVMEQYLGTEKTDEVFYQAGKLAGKEFYNHVLTPTKDFNEFLRQLQLALLELGIGILRVEKTDLEHGELVWTVSEDIDCSGLPEMDFEICTYDEGFISSLLECFSGVPFQVKEVDCWCTGDRTCRFRAKAIK; from the coding sequence ATGGAACAAGGCCGAAAATACACGTTTTCGTGGAATCATATTGGCGATATTGCAGACGGTCGTCCTAATTTGGGCAATACGGCAAGTGTCGAGGCCTATCGTCTCATGCAGTTTTCTTGTCGAGATGTTATGGAACAATATCTAGGTACGGAAAAAACCGATGAAGTATTCTATCAAGCCGGTAAACTGGCCGGTAAGGAATTCTATAATCACGTGCTTACTCCGACAAAAGATTTTAATGAATTCCTTCGACAATTACAATTGGCTTTACTGGAACTAGGAATAGGGATTTTGCGCGTTGAAAAAACAGATCTGGAACATGGAGAACTTGTCTGGACAGTTTCTGAAGACATAGATTGTTCTGGTTTGCCAGAAATGGATTTTGAAATTTGCACATACGATGAGGGTTTTATTTCATCACTGCTTGAATGCTTTTCGGGAGTACCATTCCAAGTCAAGGAAGTGGATTGCTGGTGTACTGGTGACAGAACGTGTCGCTTTAGGGCAAAGGCGATAAAATAG